Proteins encoded by one window of Acidobacteriota bacterium:
- a CDS encoding aldehyde dehydrogenase family protein, whose protein sequence is MQLDQDLMAVQEVRHLLQLAADAQRRFAEFSQEQVDRVVEAVSREALAHAEELARLAVQETGFGRVEDKITKNTFAAREIFEDIRNLKTVGVVAEDPAQQVYEIAVPMGVVAGIIPSTNPTSTTIFKALISLKGRNAVVFSPHPAAKDCIAKTADILHAAAVLAGAPEGIVGCLRNPTQEATEELMRHRLTAVILATGGHGLVKAAYSSGKPAFGVGPGNVPAFIERTAQAAAAVELVLAGKCFDNGTVCASEQAVIVDRPLLEAVRTEFAARGAHFCSPAEKRLLEAAVVQGGRINPRIVGRDAAVIAELAGFKVPAETPCLVAELAAVGPQEPLSMEKLSPVLAFYVVDGWREGCERCIELLTFGGMGHSMVIHSQDQDVIMKFALEKPAFRILANTSGTHGAIGYATGLTPSFTLGCGTWGNNITTDNVTARHLINIKRLAFGTRPIRFTRAAPEHIAAASPAPSTLPAGPVLPDRDRVRRVVAQVIAEMVEADAPAGRLAAPPAGERPPAPVDLPKPADFVGEQEVLAAMKQNQKLIVSDRTRMTPLARDLGEQYRVFQWIEDTGADRSAARSC, encoded by the coding sequence ATGCAACTAGACCAAGACCTGATGGCGGTGCAGGAAGTGCGCCACCTGCTGCAACTGGCCGCCGACGCCCAGCGCCGTTTTGCCGAATTCAGCCAGGAACAAGTGGACCGCGTGGTGGAGGCGGTCTCGCGGGAGGCGTTGGCCCACGCCGAGGAACTGGCCCGGCTGGCGGTGCAGGAGACCGGTTTCGGCCGGGTCGAGGACAAGATCACGAAGAACACCTTCGCCGCGCGTGAGATTTTCGAGGACATCCGGAATCTGAAGACCGTCGGCGTGGTCGCTGAAGATCCGGCCCAGCAGGTGTACGAGATCGCCGTGCCCATGGGGGTGGTCGCCGGCATCATCCCGTCGACGAATCCAACCAGCACCACGATTTTCAAGGCGCTGATATCCCTCAAAGGACGCAACGCGGTGGTTTTTTCGCCCCACCCGGCCGCCAAGGACTGCATCGCCAAAACCGCCGACATCCTGCACGCGGCGGCTGTGTTGGCCGGCGCTCCCGAGGGGATCGTCGGCTGCCTGCGCAACCCCACCCAGGAGGCCACGGAGGAGCTGATGCGGCACCGCCTGACGGCCGTCATTCTGGCCACCGGCGGGCACGGCCTGGTCAAGGCCGCCTACAGCTCCGGCAAGCCGGCGTTCGGCGTCGGCCCGGGCAACGTGCCGGCCTTCATCGAGCGGACCGCCCAGGCGGCCGCGGCAGTCGAGCTCGTGCTGGCCGGGAAGTGCTTCGACAACGGCACGGTCTGCGCCTCGGAGCAGGCGGTCATCGTGGACCGGCCCCTGCTGGAGGCCGTGCGGACCGAGTTCGCTGCGCGGGGCGCCCACTTCTGTTCCCCCGCGGAAAAGCGGCTGCTGGAGGCGGCGGTGGTGCAGGGCGGCAGGATCAATCCGCGGATCGTCGGCCGCGACGCGGCGGTGATCGCGGAGCTGGCGGGATTCAAGGTGCCCGCCGAGACGCCCTGCCTCGTCGCGGAGCTGGCCGCTGTGGGACCGCAGGAGCCGTTGTCCATGGAGAAGCTCTCGCCCGTTCTGGCATTCTACGTCGTGGACGGCTGGCGGGAGGGGTGTGAGCGATGCATCGAGTTGCTCACCTTTGGCGGGATGGGCCACAGCATGGTGATCCATTCCCAGGACCAGGACGTCATCATGAAGTTCGCTCTGGAAAAACCCGCCTTCCGAATCCTCGCCAACACCTCGGGCACCCACGGCGCCATCGGTTACGCCACAGGATTGACGCCCTCGTTCACCCTTGGCTGCGGCACGTGGGGCAACAACATCACCACTGACAACGTGACGGCGCGCCACTTGATCAACATCAAGCGGCTGGCCTTCGGCACCCGGCCCATCCGGTTTACCCGGGCCGCACCCGAGCATATCGCCGCGGCGTCACCCGCACCGTCCACGCTGCCGGCCGGTCCTGTGCTTCCGGACCGTGACCGCGTCCGCCGCGTCGTCGCTCAGGTGATCGCCGAAATGGTGGAGGCGGATGCTCCGGCCGGCCGGCTGGCGGCGCCACCCGCCGGCGAGAGGCCGCCGGCGCCGGTTGACCTGCCGAAACCGGCGGATTTCGTCGGCGAGCAGGAGGTCCTGGCGGCGATGAAGCAGAACCAGAAACTCATCGTCTCGGACCGAACCCGGATGACGCCGCTGGCACGGGACCTCGGCGAGCAGTACCGCGTGTTCCAGTGGATCGAGGACACCGGTGCGGACCGATCCGCTGCCAGGTCTTGCTGA
- a CDS encoding tRNA 2-thiocytidine(32) synthetase TtcA (TtcA; YdaO; catalyzes the thiolation of cytosine 32 in specific tRNAs; forms 2-thiocytidine (s(2)C)), whose amino-acid sequence MQTDSTFTERDLRRRVGDVIGRYSMLGDGDRVLVAISGGKDSLVMLDVLLRLQHRAPVRYELVPFTLDPGFPGFDTDAVRQQVARLGVELIVEPAPIAGILESKRANAPTFCPLCSRLRRGHLYAAALRHRCNKIALGHHADDLIENLLLNLFFTGQLAGMPPVLRSDDGRNVVIRPLCRVYEREVARHFATLGLEAVPSACPEKNIQQLRRQWVKELLADLERHVPRIRNSTLAAMTNVRERFLMDPRFLDRV is encoded by the coding sequence GTGCAGACGGACAGCACGTTCACGGAGCGCGACCTGCGCCGCCGGGTGGGTGATGTCATCGGGCGCTACAGCATGCTGGGCGACGGCGACCGGGTGCTCGTGGCCATCAGCGGAGGCAAGGATTCGCTGGTGATGCTCGACGTGCTTCTCCGTCTCCAGCACCGGGCGCCGGTCCGCTACGAGCTGGTCCCGTTCACGCTGGATCCGGGCTTCCCGGGTTTCGACACCGACGCGGTCAGACAGCAGGTGGCCCGCCTGGGCGTGGAGTTGATCGTGGAGCCGGCCCCCATCGCTGGAATCCTCGAGTCGAAGCGGGCGAACGCCCCGACGTTCTGCCCCCTGTGCTCCCGCCTGCGGCGCGGGCATCTCTACGCGGCGGCGCTCCGGCACCGCTGCAACAAGATCGCCCTTGGCCACCACGCCGACGATCTCATCGAGAACCTGCTGCTGAACCTGTTTTTTACAGGACAACTGGCGGGCATGCCGCCCGTGCTGCGCTCGGACGACGGCCGGAACGTGGTGATCCGGCCTCTGTGCCGTGTCTACGAGCGTGAAGTGGCCCGACACTTCGCCACACTCGGTCTGGAGGCGGTGCCGTCAGCCTGCCCGGAGAAGAATATCCAGCAGCTCCGCCGACAATGGGTGAAGGAACTGCTGGCCGATCTCGAGCGGCATGTCCCGCGGATCCGGAACAGCACCCTGGCCGCCATGACCAACGTCAGGGAGCGCTTCCTCATGGATCCCCGGTTTCTGGACCGGGTGTAA